The following DNA comes from Sporomusaceae bacterium.
TTCCCGAACGGGGAGATCGCCGCCTTGGGCAGGCGGGTGAAGGGCATCGGGGTGATCGACCGCGATGTGTCGTTCGGCAACGCGGGGGCGCTGTACACCGAGGCGAAGGCCGCGCTTTACAGCGCCGGGGGCGCCAATCCGCACACGGTGAATTTCATCGCCGGGCTTTCCGGCCGCGATATAACGAAGGAACACCTGGAGAAGATGTACCGCAAGGTGATCGCCCTGACGGAGGGCAAAGCCGAGCGGGAGATACAATTCGCGGGATTGAGGTGGGAAGAGTGGTGAAGGTGAAGGATTTGCCCGACAGCGAGCTGCTGTACGGCCACAAGGCTTGCCCGGGCTGCGCCGCCGGCACGATTGCCCGCCTCATCCTCAAGGTTACTGGCGAGCGGACCTTTCTCGCCTACCCGGCGAGCTGCCTGTCGACGGTGACGAGCATTTACCCGCAGATGGCGTTCGCGGTGCCGTCGTTCACGGCGCCTTTCCCGGCGACGGGGGCGGTGCTGTCGGGGATGGCGGCGGCGGTCAAAGCGAAGGGGCTGAAGGATGTGACTGTGCTGGGCATCGCCGGCGACGGGGGCACGGCCGATATCGGCCTGCAGGCGCTGTCGGGGGCGGTGGAGCGCGGCGACAAGATTTTTTACGTGTGCTACGACAACGAGGCGTATATGAACACCGGGGTGCAGCGCAGCAGCCTGACACCGTTCGGGGCGGCGACGACGACTTCGCCGGTGGCGGGGGCGTCGGTGGGCAAACGGGGCGTGAAGAAGAACCTGTTCGAGATCCTTATCGCCCACCGCATCCCGTACTGCGCGACCGCCAGCATCGCCCACACCACCGATTTCCTGAACAAGGTGGCGAAGGCGAAGAACACCGACGGCCCGTCGTTTATCCACGTGCTGGCGCCCTGCCCGACAGGCTGGGGCTTCCCGTCCGACCAGACGATGGCGGTCGGACGCCTGGCGGTGGAGACTGGGCTGTGGTACCTGGCGGAGTACGAGCAGGGCCGGGTAAAGATGAATGCCGTGCCGAAGAACTTCAAGCCGGTGGAGGAGTATCTGGGGCTGCAGAAGCGGTTCAAGCACCTCGGCCCGGCGGAGTGGAAGCTGATCGCCGGCCAGCGCGACCGCGAGTGGGCCGATATGCGTCAGAAGTGGGGATTTTGAAAGATTACGGGAGGGGTGAATGAATCATGATGACCAAGGAGCAGTATTTCGACAGCCTGCGCCGGCTCAAGCCGGTTATATATTGCAACGGCCGCAAGATCGCAAGCGTGGTCGACGACCCGATGACGCGGCCGCATGTGAACTCGGCGGGCAAGACGTACGAGCTGGCTTTCGACCCGCAGTATGAAGACCTGATGACGGCCACCTCCAATTTGACCGGTAAGAAGATCAACCGCTTTACCCACCTCCACCAGAGTACCGACGACCTTGTGAAGAAGGTGAAGATGCTGCGGATGATCGGCCAGCAGACAGGCACCTGTTTTCAGCGGTGCGTCGGGTTCGACGCCCTCAACGCCACCTTCATCGTCACCCACAAGGTCGACAAGGAGTGCGGCACCGATTATCACAAGCGGTTTGTCGAATACATGAAGTACGTCCAGGAGAACGACCTGATGGTCGCCGGGTCGATGACCGACCCCAAGGGCGACCGGAGCAAGAAGCCGGGTCAGCAGGCCGATCCCGACCTGTATGTGCATGTCGTCGAACGCCGCCCTGACGGCATCGTAATCCGCGGCGCCAAGGCCCACCAGACGGGGATGGTTAATTCGCACGAGATGCTGGTGCTGCCGACGACCAACCTGGGGGCGGGGGACAAGGATTACGCAGTGGCCTGCGCCCTGCCGGTGGACGCGCCGGGGGTAGTGCACATCTTCGGGCGCCAGACGAACGGCGAGCGCCGCCTGGAAGGGGATATCGACACCGGCAACGCGGAGTTCGCGATCGTCGGCGGCGAGACGCTGACGGTGCTCAATGACGTGTTCGTGCCGTGGGAGCGGGTGTTCATGTGCGGCGAGTACCAGTTCGCCCAGGAGTATGTGGAGACGTTCGCTTCGTATCACCGCCAGAATTACGGCGGCTGCAAGGTGGGGGTGGCGGACGTCATCATCGGCGCTACGGCGGCGATGGCCGACTACAACGGCACAACGGGCGCTTCGCATATCAAGGATAAGCTGATCGAGATGATCCACCAGGCGGAGACGATGTACAATTGCTCGATCGCCTGTTCGGCCGAGGGCCACAAGACGGAGGCGGGCAACTACTACGTCAACACGCTGCTGGCCAACACCGTCAAGCTGAATTGCACGCGAACGATGTACGAGATCTCGCGCCTGGCCCACGATATCGCCGGCGGCTTCATCGCCACGCTGCCGTACGAGGCCGACTACCGGGCGGCCGAGACG
Coding sequences within:
- a CDS encoding thiamine pyrophosphate-dependent enzyme, which translates into the protein MKVKDLPDSELLYGHKACPGCAAGTIARLILKVTGERTFLAYPASCLSTVTSIYPQMAFAVPSFTAPFPATGAVLSGMAAAVKAKGLKDVTVLGIAGDGGTADIGLQALSGAVERGDKIFYVCYDNEAYMNTGVQRSSLTPFGAATTTSPVAGASVGKRGVKKNLFEILIAHRIPYCATASIAHTTDFLNKVAKAKNTDGPSFIHVLAPCPTGWGFPSDQTMAVGRLAVETGLWYLAEYEQGRVKMNAVPKNFKPVEEYLGLQKRFKHLGPAEWKLIAGQRDREWADMRQKWGF
- a CDS encoding 4-hydroxyphenylacetate 3-hydroxylase family protein, with product MMTKEQYFDSLRRLKPVIYCNGRKIASVVDDPMTRPHVNSAGKTYELAFDPQYEDLMTATSNLTGKKINRFTHLHQSTDDLVKKVKMLRMIGQQTGTCFQRCVGFDALNATFIVTHKVDKECGTDYHKRFVEYMKYVQENDLMVAGSMTDPKGDRSKKPGQQADPDLYVHVVERRPDGIVIRGAKAHQTGMVNSHEMLVLPTTNLGAGDKDYAVACALPVDAPGVVHIFGRQTNGERRLEGDIDTGNAEFAIVGGETLTVLNDVFVPWERVFMCGEYQFAQEYVETFASYHRQNYGGCKVGVADVIIGATAAMADYNGTTGASHIKDKLIEMIHQAETMYNCSIACSAEGHKTEAGNYYVNTLLANTVKLNCTRTMYEISRLAHDIAGGFIATLPYEADYRAAETGPLIDKYFTANPAVPTEHRIRMARLLENMTGGTALAEAMHGAGSPQAMRVMLYREANLEHKKSLARKLAKIKQ